The DNA window GATTGAAGTGACATATTTGAGATTTCTTCAATTATGATGAAATGCAAGCTGAACGTTTGGAACTCAACACCCTCTAATTTTTTGTTGGGTTTTGACAAAAATTTATCTATGAAGATGGTTTAGAAAGTTGTGGCTACTGCAAGAAGGTAAGGCACAACGTGTCGTCTTGCCGGCAAAAGAAATCTGATGATGAAAAGCAAAGTACTAAGAATGCAGCAACAGGGATCTCAGGGGAGTGTAGGTAGAAGATGGAGTTAACTTGGTTGGAGTCAACTCCGATTGAGAGTACAATCCCTCTATGGAAGTTTCCTTGAAGGGCGCCTCTTCTTTAGTTCCTTCCTTACATGGGACTCCTAATGAAGCTAGTTTTGAGGGGGGAGatattcaaattattttggaCTCTCCAAATATGGAGAACGTTAATTTGGTAAAGACAACTATGCATAAGGAAATTTCAGATGAGGATACCTCATCTAGGTTGGATAAGGATTCCCAATCTGAGTCTGATGTGGGTTCCATTGAACCGGATCCAGCTGAAGATGTGAGTGTGGTCCTAGGCATTGCTAAGAAGGGACAGGAGGACCAGGGCGATTGAGCAGGGCCACGGTGGTTCTATGAGGCTCTCTTCACCTCGTCCAAGACGAAAGGTGATGCTGTTGGAGAAGGGTAAGGATATTAGAGATAGTCTACGTGGTGGTGGTGTTCGTGATACTAGTGTGAAAGATGCAGTGGTGGACACTCTCTGGCTGAGATTTCAGGGGGAagagttgctctctctcttacacTGAGGTTATGGAAATGGATAAGGCTATTTTAAACAGTGAAAAGGGCGGAGTATCTGCAGTGAATACAAGAAAGCAAAGGAAAACAGCAGGGGGTCAAGAAAATAAGTCTGACAATAATGGTGCTTCCAAAAAGTGATTATGCGTAGTCTTTTTCGGAACGTCAATGGCATGAAGAAGGTCTCTCGAAGAAGGCCTTGCAATCAGTTTTAAGGGAGTCGTCTCTAGATATTGTGTGTTTGACTGAACCGATGGTTTAGGCTTGTCGACTATTGATTGTAGCTTTCTCCAGACCTTTggaaaagcataaaaaaaaNNNNNNNNNNNNNNNNNNNNGATCTCATAATTCTTGGTCTGTGAAGATGTGTTATTAGGTGCTCCATTTTCACATTGAGGTTGAACCTAAACCTGTGCCCGTGGTAGAAAGGTTCATATATTTCTTTCTACCATACTATCGGATCTCATAGACTACTACCATACTATCGGATCTCATAGACTACTGATTCTAGTCCGCACATTTCATTTAAGAGAGGGAATTTTGAAACAGTTCGAATCATTTCGATAATAATCAGTTTGATCTGTTTTACGTTAGTCTTTTTCTGTCATTGCTTTTCAATAAGCTTGGGCATGATgtagattttattcataatgagCGGCATGATAAAGTGCCGAATTTATGGATTATGTGGAGTGGTATTAAAAGGCCGAATGTGGTTGCTTCTTCTGAGTAACAAATTTCGATTGTTGTGGATTTGGCTGGTCGTAAGGTGGGATTATCTTCTGTCTATGCTAGTTGTTTTAGAGCTCTTCGTAGGGAGCTCTGGGCTGATTTGTGTTCTCTGCCTATGGCATTGACTCCTTGGTCGGTGATTGGGGACTTCAATGCAACATTAGCTTCTCATGAAAAACGAAGGACTTGGGCGGTATAACCTTGGTTCAGCTGCAGAATTTCAAGTAATGGTTGATGGATGTGTGCTTATCTCTGTCCCCACTCAAGGGAAGATATTTACTTGGACAAACAATAGACGACATGGTCATGTGGTGGCAGTTTTGGATCATTGTTTTTGCAACAAGAAATGGCTGGATTAATTCCATAATATTTTGCAACAAAATTTGTAGTGCATAGCTTCTGATCATGATCCTATTTTGATGCTCTCGGATACAATTCCAAAGCCTAGTAATATCCCCTTTTGGTTTCATTTATTCTGGATGGGGGATGAAAGGTTTTTCTCTGTGGTCAAGGAGGCTTGGGGTAAGGAGGTTAGGGGTTGTCTTATTTGAAATTAAAGGCTTTAAAATCTATTCTTCGAAATTGGACAAGAGAGGTGTTTCCAAATTTAAATGAAGAGGTTGTTAAAACCACAGATGTTTAGACCTCTGTTCAAGGTCAAATTGAAATAACAGGGATGATCGAGGACCTTTTCAATATGGAAGCTAATGCTAAAACAGTTCTCTTGGAAGCTTCTTTATGGTTAGCAAACCCAAGTCAAACAAGCATCAATATCACATTTATGGTTAGTCAAATAAGCATCAACATTGCATGTATGAGATTTGAAATCCCACCTAGAATCCTACTAAGgaagagaaaataaggaaactTGCCAAAGAAGATATCAAATCCACCCCATTTTGCTCTGTTTGTATAAAAAgagtggaggggggggggggcatccAGTAGCCATAGCATTCACAAGGAAAGACCACGTGACACGAACAGATAGCAGCCCCTTGTTGGGACAACATTATACTCCATTTACTCCAGTCGGAGTAAAAGGAGTGGGGGCATCTATTATATGTGTAAATACTCAGCCTATTAAGCGCCACTTGGCattaaataagaaagaagaccATAATCCCCTCTTTACAAGACCACCCAATCAGGTGACGTCATATGTAAGGGAACTCTCACAAAAAGCATGTACAAGAAGAATGTCTTAATCACGCAGTTACGATATTATTCCCTTGAAAGCTATTTAAGAAAAACCACTGATAGCATGAAATTCCTACTACTACTTTCCTcttttaatatatatacatatatgggagagggataggtatgtcaccgatatcaagtatgttagcggatagcaccaatagaaaCACATGATGAAATATCATTTAGGAAGgatatgggggtcatttcaaaaaaagggaaaagagagatagatacaataggtgctaacatacttgatatcggcggcatatccaaccttttcccatatatatatatatatatatatgtatataaggGAACAAAGCCCAGGTAtaggagattctctctctctctctctcttggtccTAGAACTCACATCTGTTGCAACCACACTAGTTTAGGAATTGGAGAGTCCTTACTGGAGCAAAGCTCGGGCCCTCTCTTCTATCTATTTTTGTCACTCTCCTTTCAGTTCATGTGCCGGACAAGGTGGACAGAAACTTATCGACAACAAGACCAAACTTGATCATTACTAGGTCAAGCTAATTGCATACCCTCGAATAAGGATCAGGTCAAATGGAGTTTAGGAAGAACAAATTGAGATGAATAGTACCATGGCATTGATAATTAAGTTCCCCCATAGTCGGGTGAGCTCAAAGTTATCAATGAAAATCTCATCATTGTTCAGCCTAGCTAGGAGGATTTTACTGGGTTGTAATGGGGCTTAGGACATGGCTCCAAATGATGATAAAGACTCAAATGTGCCCCTATGGTCTATCAAAACAAGGCAAAACCTTGCCCAAAAATTTAAATGGGAAATTGACAATTTTTTTAATAGGGTTTAACTGAGAACTCGGCAATTCTGCCCCAATTATTGCAGTGCACCAATGAGGTGATGTAAAAACAACTTCGTATATTAGGGCAACAATGTCAATTCATTTAAGTAGGAGAGATATAAACACAGAGGTGCTAGCATACCCACCTTGACAAGCTACCTGCTTATTGGTCAGGCAAATCAAAATTATCTTCCGATCAACTATCCACCTAGTTAAGCGCAAAAAACACAATGGAATCACACAACTCATGCTGACGGTGTGCTTCCTGCccatgaggaaagaaagaagagcaaCAATGGTCAGTTTATATTTTACTGTTTGAGCATGGGTGTTAATTACCCAAAAAATCCCTaagaacaaagaataaaaagacAATTCGCCTCCCATCACCAACTTGCTAACCAACTGGATAGCGTCAACTCCTTCCACACCAACAGCATACCAAACCGTTCCTTTAGTAGTGGGTGGTCTAATAAACGGTTTATTGTTGCTTGATAGTGGCTTTTCGGAAAGGTGCACCCATTTAACCCTAGATTTGATGGGAAATGGGATTAATAAGAGTAGAGCTCCCTTTATTAACAACCTTATACTATAGATGTCTAGCtggagaaagagatggagaagggaGCTTGTTTCATTGACAAATTGAGCGTTGTCGGAAAAAGGATTCACAAAGGCTCCATCGAAATCATCTAGACATAAATTAAATAGCACTAATGTGAGAAGTCGGCGTGAGAACACCAGTCGACTACAACTTTAAAAGGCCCTAAGCCTTGGTATAGTAAATGTGGTGGCATGGTTGAGGAATTGGACTAGGTTGACTTAAATCGTTCTGATCAAATCGATATCAATTCTGTCCGATTCTGATTCTTAGCTAATGCTGTTTCAATGAATTCGGTATGAAAGAACAGtaagaaaaaatcaatttttttctttacagaGGCTGCGTTTTTCAGTCATTCAGTTCTAAAAATGATGTTTCgtatcaaaaacagaattttcaatttctgtgtcaaaatacagttttaaaacaacaaaaaaatgatgtttggtGAACTTGTTTCAGGAACAATTACCCtaattgttcactttttttgtatttagaaCGAAATCAAAATGACAGAACAATATTCCgtcattccatcattttgtgtttctagtttcttttctttttttcttttttttttttttcaaaaaacccGAAAAACATCAAGTTGGCACCAAATGCtttctttattctatttttttgttctcatagaacggaaacgtttttctggatgactaccaaacgtagcctGACAATCAGGGGTATTTCTGTCCAATCCGAATCAATCCAGATCATGATAGGATTAGTATCTACCCTATCCCATCTAAGACCGATTCCGGTATCTTAAACCATGAGTGGTGGTCTCTTACTCAAAAGAACCTTTTCCCTATtataatttcataaaaaaacatGGTAATGTCCTTTCATTAATAATTCTACCTAGAAAACCTCATTTCAATAACAAAGGTGCAAGAAAGGAAATCCCTGGGAATCAAGAACTCTTCAAAATGTTCTTGGCACTAGAGAGTACTCAACTTGATGTTGCTAAACTTGTCCATTTCTTCCCTGAAAGTAGGCATATCAGTTTGTGGCAAAGAAATCAGAACCTTGAACCCATCCTTCATTCCCTCATTAGCAGAAGAATAAGGCAAGAAGAAGCAAGGCTCAACGCTGCCAAGTAAGTTCCTGGAGAGTGGAAGCACAGTGACAGGACCACCCCAACCAAAATCAACTGCAGAATGACCAAGGTGCCTCCAATCTGTGAACCCACTCACTCCCTTCCCCGCCGTGATCCCGTCGGAGTAATGTAGCTCTTGAAAATCGATGAAGGATCGAACATACTCATCTGTGGCATTTGATTTGCTCTTCTTGATCAGCTCTGCCGTCTTCCAAATTGGTTGCTCCACAAGCTCTTTGGCACTCAGTGGCACGTACATGGCAACACAACCATTCCCATAGTACCCAACCGGTAGTGCCGGCTTCATCAATTTCCTTATATTAATCAAGTATGCAAACTTGACCTTCTCATCAACTGCAAAATTTGAGGCCTTAACCCTGTTCCATTTCGGCCATGATTAGCAAACCCAAGTCATATCTAGATTCATAGATtgtcaaaaatataacaataatGAACCACTATAGTAGAACATATTAGATTTTAATTAACACTTGCCTAATGGAGACCTATACTAGTACTATTAATTCTAATCAAATTCACTTACCAAAAATACTCTAATGATCTAATTCGtcctcaacattttttttttctagcaaGGGGCCCACTAGGAGCCATACAAGGGACCTCATAGGGGGCAAACAGCAAGAGGGACACACCTTGTTGGGAAATTGTGTGAAACTCTCTCCTAGACAAGAAGATCGGCTCATTAAACTTCGTTAGCACatctttggtattatttttattttaatttttagtttcaaAATCGTTTTTGGTTGCTGTTGGTACCATTATGGacattgtttttatttaaaaacaaaaaaaaaaaaaaaaaaaaattttgaaaaaaaaaaaaatacattgagATCTCTAACCCATTTATCTTTtgatcaaaaatcaatattgattATTTATGGGAAGACTTTAAGGAACATATGCTCTTCCGTCTCATAATCGAAGGGTAGAagcatcatttcattttttaatttgaaagaCAAGTATCAATTTTCCtgcttctcattcttcttcttttcttgctgCAACACCATCCGCCACTTCCCCTTCTTATTCTTCCTCCAACTCGccctttatcttcttctttatgCGACCTATCCTACCACCACCTTACACCCTATTGCAACCTATCCTACCACAGCCCCACCCTCTCCAACCCTACCCCATCCCCACCCAATCTCGCCCCACTCCCCCTCTACCTTCCTCCCCAACACCCTTCGCATCCCCACCCACTCAAGAGTCCAATCACGAGCAAATATCTTATAAACAGAAGCAATTCTCTCTATATACCCTAGTTGCAACAGCTAGAgtgttacgatcccatatcaacTTATGGGGGTTGATCCCACATTGATTTCCTagggaattgatgtgggttgatatggtcttgggtcccctcaccttgtaagcctACTTATGGAGTTGAGTTCTTCTAGGACCGTAAAAGTGGTATCAGAGGAGCCGGTCCTCGGCCCAACCTGCGCGTGGAAGGAGTGACGTAGTGCCAGAGTGAGAGCCGCTAGGAAAGGGCTACCTACTGCTAGGCAGAAACCCTGGAGCAGAGTGAGAGCCGCCTAGAAAGGGCTATCTAATCTGGAGTGGGCCGCTGTGGACGTCAAGTTCGGAAGCGTGGTGGTATGTTTcgatcccatatcagcttatgggggCTAATTCCACAATGGTttcctatgggaattgatgagggttgatatggtcttgggtcccctTACCTTGTAAGCCAATTTATGAAGTTGAGTTCTTCCAGGACCATAACACAGAGAGTCAGTCTGATCACAAACTCCGAGAGGGTGGATTCGGCCCTTTTTAAAAGGTGTTTGCTTTAATTGATTGCTTTTTTGTTAATGAAGTCCTTAATTGCTATTTAATGTTGGATTATGAGTTTTGCAATGATTAGATTTTAAGAGTGGATAtgggatccagatcctctccatagagtgCATCGCCCATAGAGTGTCCATAGAAACTTGAGTGCACAACACATGGAGAAAAATGAATCCAACGGtcctaaagaaataaaattatttttaaccaCTTAACCCATTCAATTCTTATTTCGATCCATACCCAACATCCTAACTCAATCTACCGACTTCTCTCTCCAGCCTCCATCCCAAAAACGTATAAGGAGACGTTGAATAATCTTGATCAAACTGATCATGGAGGAGGTCTAAGAAAGCTCAGCAAGATATGAAGGCTttgctctttgatttttttttttttgataaatattttGTAGTGATTTTATACCATGAAATTGTTATGAATTCAACCTGACATCCACTTAACTTCTTCATCCCAACACCCACTGCCTATGTTCTTATAAAGATTTCTACCCAACAATAACTGCCAATCGTCTACAACCCACCACGCATCAGAATCTCCATTCCACTCCTAATCCAATGTCCGACCATCGGTGATGGAGGTGGAGATggtggagaaggagaaagagatatgCTGACTAGCAGTAACGGGTTTTCCGGAAAGCAAACAGAGGGGGATTTGGGGATTCAGAAGGAGCAGGGAGAGATGGGTGGGTGTAGCGGTGGGTTTTCTCATCCAAATCATCGAAGTGGGTaaaaaacattttctttctttaggaCTGTTGGATTCATTTTCTCCATGTGTCACGTATCCAAGTCTCTGTGGGCACACTTCTTAATGACATATAAGGAAAATTGGGGGATAGAAGAAAGATAGCTTCTAGTCTACCAAAACTTTGCCAATGACAGCTTGAAAAAACTAATCTTTAATGATTGATCTGCATTTCCCCTTCACGTTGCCTTTCTTCACCTAAAACTCCACCCACCACCCACCTACCTCTTGTAATTTACTCCAAAAATTAATGGAACAATCACGAATTGGAAGGCCCAAATTGGCACTGCAACTAGTTTTAGTTCGAGCTGATTTAGCAGAGATTCATGGAAATTATCAATTAAGGAAGATTAgatgttcttctttttctagcAGTGGATGGATTCCCACGTCAGCCCACAATGGCTACATCAAAACCTCCAAGTTACTGTTATTTTATTCTACTTGTCAGTTcactctttcccttttttctccACTGTCAACAGAACTACACTTGCTTTTAGATCTGaaatcagatttgaagaatAGGGAGGAGAAGGCAGAAGGAGGATGGGATGTGGATCAAAGACGAAtacgaagatgaagaagaaggtaagcagaagggagaggaagaatGAAAGGAAAAGGAGTTGCAATGAAAAGGacagagaaaatgaagaaagagagttataaggaagATTGGTAAAGGGAACATCTCTTCATCCATTTATTCAAAAAACCACTTTTGTCTTTGTTAGCAAActtatttctcaaaaaaaaaaaaaaaaaaagtttttattaatatttttgttaaattgatagaaataaaagaaaaatgatactaaAGAGGACCTAAAGGACATGATGAGGATCAAATGAGAGCCAAGAGGATCACAACCTTCTATGACTTGATGTCGTCAAGGGAACTTGATCCATTGATTAAGGTCTTCATCATGAAGCCCTCTCTTGAGGGAGAAGTGCCAAACACCAGAGCAAGCCTTGAATTGGCCATTTAATTGTTTTGTGTCATAGTTTTAGTGGGATATGAATATGGAGAACTTAGGGTTGAAAGTTTCGCCCTGATGTCCTAAGTCCGTCATGGCCCAACCAAGGCCTAGATTGAGAAACCTTAGACCTGGGGGAAGATCAGGTTTGAGAATTTCTGATCCTAAGTTAGTGTCcggttgtcttcttcttctttttttcctaggcccaacccagcccttgTAGTCCCTTTTCTCTCCCCATGGTTAGGGCCAATTAAGGTTCACCCAGACCAACGGCTGATGATGGGTCCAGGTTGGAATTTACAAGTTATGAGTCAAGCGGACCGAACCTGGGTAACCAAAGGAACCCAGGGTTGAGCTAGAGATTTCAAAAGCCCGGCTCTGACCCTGTTGCAACCCGAATGGAGACGGACCCTTTTGCCGTCCAGTTCATTTTGGATAGAAAATTGACGGTGCTGATTTGCCGTGGTAAAAACCTAAAAAGTAAAGCTTGTAGCCTTGTATGGAGTTTGTGCTCACCTGGCCCGCCATATAAAAGCACCCAAAGCTTCGAACGTGGTGAAGCTGGATCCAGACAGGTTTCGCAGTTCTGCCTTAAAACTCTCCAAGCTATCGTCTTTAATGGCGAAACACTCCCGAGCTACCGGCCCGGTCTCTTGACGATAAGGGGAAAACTCCTTATCCAACCGGAGGAACTCGTGAAACGGAACTTCCACATGGGGTGGTTTTCGTGGGGCCAGCAGGCTCGCCCGGTCCCAGACAGGCTGGACCGACGGCTGAGCCGCCCCTCGAGAGAACTCCACCATGGCGTTGAAGAACAGAGACGAACCGTAACCATCACTCATGGAATGGTGGATGGAAGCACCTAAACAGTAACCACCGCACGCAAAGACCGTGATCTGTAGGACGCACGGGTGGACCACATCCTCGCCTTGGCTCGGGTCTGGTACCAGCCGGTCCAGATATGGCGCAGCTGGATCGTCCAAGTAGTTGAGGGAGGTGAGTGTACGGTCGGCGGCGGCGCGGATGATGGGGACTCCTTTCCCAGCGGAGCAGAAGAGGGAGAACCGAGAGTCGTTGGGTAGGCGGCGGAGAGTGCCAGCGTATGGGTAGAAGTAGACCAGGGCTTTCGAAAGGGCTTCGGTGATAACTTGGACAGGatcggcggcggcggcggcggcagcAGTGGTGGGAGTGGCGGTGCTACGGTTGTTAACATAGGCGCGGAGGTACCGGAAATTGACATGGACGTTACGGTCGTTGTCCAGGTGGGAAAGTGGGAGGATGTGATCCTGATCGAACGGTGGGTGAACCGGGACTACCTCTCTAGTTTCTATGATCTTCACTTCCATTCTGATTCCTCCTGCCTCTCCTCTTTCGTTTCAGAAACGTACGCTCGGTGATCGCAGCGCCGGCCCTCCTCTTGAGTCTCTCTGATCCAATATATACCTGCATACAGCATTCGGAGCTCTCCTCCTTTAACAGTACAGCTTTGTGTTTCCCAATTTTCTCCATCCGCAGCTCCTTACCCACCTAAAGCACCCACCAACCGTGGTTAGACGTGGCAAGCCAGATACCAATGCCACCGATCCTCACCTACCAATCAATTGGTTTATAAGAAGTGATGCAACGTAAATGAAACGAAAATCTACAGCAAGACCTGCAAAGTCCATGCGAAAACTATTGCGTTAGACCTTTAAGTAATTTGTAGCCGAAATCgtttatcaaaatcgaaccaatccATTTACAggttgggttggttttaacCGTGAAATCCATCGGTTTCAAAttgaattgaaaccgtttaaatcgaaccatttaaactgTTTAAATCGATCGGATTTatctgtataacaattaaataaagcaggggCAGAATTGGTATATTACTTCCAAAAATATAATTCTAAGTAAAAGTGATTAGAATGAAATGGATTTGAGACGTCTCGTGTTCCCTACTTCCCTTTTCATGGTTTGAACccctagttttctcaatcaGGTACATACGATTAATCTATTAGTTACAA is part of the Macadamia integrifolia cultivar HAES 741 chromosome 9, SCU_Mint_v3, whole genome shotgun sequence genome and encodes:
- the LOC122088150 gene encoding spermidine sinapoyl-CoA acyltransferase — encoded protein: MEVKIIETREVVPVHPPFDQDHILPLSHLDNDRNVHVNFRYLRAYVNNRSTATPTTAAAAAAADPVQVITEALSKALVYFYPYAGTLRRLPNDSRFSLFCSAGKGVPIIRAAADRTLTSLNYLDDPAAPYLDRLVPDPSQGEDVVHPCVLQITVFACGGYCLGASIHHSMSDGYGSSLFFNAMVEFSRGAAQPSVQPVWDRASLLAPRKPPHVEVPFHEFLRLDKEFSPYRQETGPVARECFAIKDDSLESFKAELRNLSGSSFTTFEALGAFIWRARVKASNFAVDEKVKFAYLINIRKLMKPALPVGYYGNGCVAMYVPLSAKELVEQPIWKTAELIKKSKSNATDEYVRSFIDFQELHYSDGITAGKGVSGFTDWRHLGHSAVDFGWGGPVTVLPLSRNLLGSVEPCFFLPYSSANEGMKDGFKVLISLPQTDMPTFREEMDKFSNIKLSTL